One part of the Rutidosis leptorrhynchoides isolate AG116_Rl617_1_P2 chromosome 1, CSIRO_AGI_Rlap_v1, whole genome shotgun sequence genome encodes these proteins:
- the LOC139885799 gene encoding aminotransferase ALD1, chloroplastic-like, whose protein sequence is MSIFSTCNFMPHANLMQSRASLKTPNETLAPVRCTKVARNVNLEKLRHNYLFPEIEAREREHLKKFPDANIIRLGIGDTTEPIPDIITSNMAEYALALSTRKGYKGYGAEQGNKALRKEIAESFYKDMGVKATEVFVSDGSQCDISRLQLLLGSSVSVAVQDPNFPAYMDSSVIIGQAGDFLDETLKYKNIEYMTCGPENNFFPDLSTISRTDIIFFCSPNNPTGHAASYQQLTQLVEFARKNGSIIVYDSAYSVYITDESPRSIYEIPGARECAIEISSFSKIAGFTGVRLGWTVVPDELYYSNKVPVINDFDRIVCTCFNGASSIAQAGGLACLSPDGFKAVMSVVDYYMENAKILVETFTSLGLVVYGGVNAPYVWVHFPGSRSWDMFSEILRKTHIITMPGSGFGPGGEGYIRVTAFGRREDVLEACARLRSVFL, encoded by the exons ATGTCTATCTTTTCGACTTGCAATTTTATGCCCCATGCAAATTTGATGCAATCTAGAGCTAG TTTAAAAACACCAAATGAAACTCTAG CCCCTGTCCGCTGCACTAAAGTTGCTCGTAATGTGAACTTAGAGAAGTTGCGCCATAACTATTTGTTTCCCGAG ATAGAGGCAAGGGAACGTGAACATTTGAAGAAGTTCCCTGATGCAAACATCATAAGGCTCGGGATTGGCGATACTACAGAACCAATTCCTGatattataacttcaaatatggcTGAG TATGCACTGGCTCTTTCGACACGTAAAGGATACAAAGGTTATGGTGCAGAACAAGGGAACAAA GCTTTAAGGAAAGAAATAGCAGAATCATTTTACAAAGATATGGGTGTAAAGGCTACTGAAGTGTTTGTATCGGATGGATCACAGTGTGACATATCTCGTCTTCAG CTACTTCTCGGGTCGAGTGTTTCAGTCGCTGTACAGGATCCCAATTTCCCG GCTTACATGGATTCAAGTGTTATAATCGGGCAGGCAGGGGATTTTCTTGACGAAACactaaaatacaaaaatattgaaTACATGACATGTGGTCCCGAAAACAATTTCTTCCCAGATTTGTCAACGATTTCAAGAACCGACATTATCTTTTTTTGCTCCCCAAATAATCCAACGGGCCATGCAGCCTCTTATCAACAGTTGACTCAGCTTGTGGAATTCGCTAGGAAGAATGGATCGATCATTGTTTATGATTCAGCGTATTCAGTTTATATAACGGATGAAAGCCCAAGGTCCATTTATGAAATTCCTGGTGCAAGAGAG TGTGCTATTGAAATTTCGTCCTTCTCGAAGATAGCTGGGTTCACAGGTGTTCGTCTGGGCTGGACCGTGGTCCCTGATGAGCTATATTACTCCAACAAGGTTCCTGTCATTAATGACTTTGACCGCATCGTGTGCACTTGCTTTAATGGTGCTTCAAGCATTGCTCAAGCGGGTGGGCTAGCATGTCTATCCCCAGATGGCTTCAAG GCAGTGATGTCTGTGGTCGACTACTACATGGAAAATGCAAAAATCTTGGTGGAAACATTTACTTCACTGGGGCTTGTAGTATACGGTGGTGTAAACGCACCATACGTATGGGTACATTTTCCAGGTTCAAGATCATGGGACATGTTTTCAGAGATTTTGAGGAAAACTCATATAATTACAATGCCAGGAAGTGGTTTTGGACCTGGCGGTGAAGGGTATATAAGGGTGACTGCTTTTGGACGAAGAGAAGACGTATTGGAAGCTTGCGCTAGGCTGAGAAGTGTTTTTCTGTAA